In a single window of the Osmerus eperlanus chromosome 2, fOsmEpe2.1, whole genome shotgun sequence genome:
- the wipf2b gene encoding WAS/WASL-interacting protein family member 2b isoform X2, translating to MPIPPPPPPPPGGPPPPPTFSQANTKLNRDEGKGRGALLSDIHKGARLKKVGVVSDRSAPVLEKPKGGANGSGGAGSPGAVQPMAGLFQGGVPKLRPVGDGSVGRSALQPPGTRHSAPRPPGRQDDADSPPSQASSPPEQARSQRPSLPDLSRPPSTGGSPSGGMKHSSSAPPPPPPLIRRGNAPPAPTQKLAAPSPSYNREKPLPPTPGQRGPSPAPGKPPQSPGNNRRLAPTGGGSSSLAPPPPPYRQPVANGPSSPVNEAAPELPQRHNSLSKKLSSGGHTPTRGPAPPPPPSPTPPGGRPPPPVREPPGRGAAPPVPGSTSRNSGREAPPPPPPYRTHDDFESKYSFHPLDDFPPPEEYRHFNKIYPSKANRGMRGAPPLPPVQR from the exons ATGccgatccccccccctccccctccaccccctggagGACCCCCTCCGCCCCCAACCTTCAGCCAG GCCAACACCAAGCTGAACCGGGACGAGGGGAAGGGCCGGGGAGCCCTGCTGTCGGACATCCATAAAGGAGCCCGGCTGAAGAAGGTGGGCGTGGTCAGCGACAGGAGCGCCCCCGTCCTGGAGA AGCCTAAAGGAGGAGCCAATGGCAGCGGTGGAGCAGGTTCCCCAGGAGCCGTCCAGCCAATGGCAGGGCTCTTCCAAGGGGGCGTGCCTAAACTGAGACCAGTCGGAG ATGGTTCCGTGGGAAGGTCGGCCCTGCAGCCTCCAGGCACACGCCATtcggcgccccgcccccccggtCGCCAGGACGACGCCGACAGCCCCCCGTCCCAGGCCTCGTCGCCCCCCGAGCAGGCGCGCTCCcagcgcccctccctccctgacctgtcCCGCCCCCCCAGCACCGGGGGGAGCCCCTCTGGGGGGATGAAGCACAGCtcctccgcccccccgcccccaccccccctcattcGCCGTGGCAacgcccccccggcccccacccAGAAGCTcgccgccccctccccctcctataACAGggagaagcccctcccccccaccccaggacAGAGGGGGCCGTCTCCGGCGCCCGGGAAACCCCCCCAGTCTCCCGGCAACAACCGGCGCCTGGCGCCCACCGGGGGAGGCTCGTCCTCCttggccccgcctcctcctccctaccgcCAGCCGGTGGCCAATGGGCCGTCCAGCCCCGTGAACGAGGCGGCGCCAGAGTTGCCACAGCGACACAACTCCCTCAGCAAGAAGCTCTCCTCCGGAGGACACACTCCAACCCGGGGCCCCGCCCCGccacccccgccctcccccacccccccaggagGAAGACCCCCGCCCCCCGTACGGGAGCCCCCCGGCCGAGGAGCAG ctccaccAGTACCAGGGTCGACGTCTCGGAACAGTGGCCGggaagccccgccccctccgcccccctacAGAACTCACG ATGACTTTGAGTCCAAGTACTCGTTCCATCCCCTGGACGACTTCCCCCCTCCAGAGGAGTACAGGCACTTCAACAAGATCTACCCCAGCAAGGCCAACCGAG ggatgagaggagccccgcccctgccccctgTTCAAAGGTGA
- the wipf2b gene encoding WAS/WASL-interacting protein family member 2b isoform X1 gives MPIPPPPPPPPGGPPPPPTFSQANTKLNRDEGKGRGALLSDIHKGARLKKVGVVSDRSAPVLEKPKGGANGSGGAGSPGAVQPMAGLFQGGVPKLRPVGDGSVGRSALQPPGTRHSAPRPPGRQDDADSPPSQASSPPEQARSQRPSLPDLSRPPSTGGSPSGGMKHSSSAPPPPPPLIRRGNAPPAPTQKLAAPSPSYNREKPLPPTPGQRGPSPAPGKPPQSPGNNRRLAPTGGGSSSLAPPPPPYRQPVANGPSSPVNEAAPELPQRHNSLSKKLSSGGHTPTRGPAPPPPPSPTPPGGRPPPPVREPPGRGAAPPVPGSTSRNSGREAPPPPPPYRTHGSSSDPPSRGKPPPPPSRTPAGPPPPPPPLRNGHASTPRSFVDDFESKYSFHPLDDFPPPEEYRHFNKIYPSKANRGMRGAPPLPPVQR, from the exons ATGccgatccccccccctccccctccaccccctggagGACCCCCTCCGCCCCCAACCTTCAGCCAG GCCAACACCAAGCTGAACCGGGACGAGGGGAAGGGCCGGGGAGCCCTGCTGTCGGACATCCATAAAGGAGCCCGGCTGAAGAAGGTGGGCGTGGTCAGCGACAGGAGCGCCCCCGTCCTGGAGA AGCCTAAAGGAGGAGCCAATGGCAGCGGTGGAGCAGGTTCCCCAGGAGCCGTCCAGCCAATGGCAGGGCTCTTCCAAGGGGGCGTGCCTAAACTGAGACCAGTCGGAG ATGGTTCCGTGGGAAGGTCGGCCCTGCAGCCTCCAGGCACACGCCATtcggcgccccgcccccccggtCGCCAGGACGACGCCGACAGCCCCCCGTCCCAGGCCTCGTCGCCCCCCGAGCAGGCGCGCTCCcagcgcccctccctccctgacctgtcCCGCCCCCCCAGCACCGGGGGGAGCCCCTCTGGGGGGATGAAGCACAGCtcctccgcccccccgcccccaccccccctcattcGCCGTGGCAacgcccccccggcccccacccAGAAGCTcgccgccccctccccctcctataACAGggagaagcccctcccccccaccccaggacAGAGGGGGCCGTCTCCGGCGCCCGGGAAACCCCCCCAGTCTCCCGGCAACAACCGGCGCCTGGCGCCCACCGGGGGAGGCTCGTCCTCCttggccccgcctcctcctccctaccgcCAGCCGGTGGCCAATGGGCCGTCCAGCCCCGTGAACGAGGCGGCGCCAGAGTTGCCACAGCGACACAACTCCCTCAGCAAGAAGCTCTCCTCCGGAGGACACACTCCAACCCGGGGCCCCGCCCCGccacccccgccctcccccacccccccaggagGAAGACCCCCGCCCCCCGTACGGGAGCCCCCCGGCCGAGGAGCAG ctccaccAGTACCAGGGTCGACGTCTCGGAACAGTGGCCGggaagccccgccccctccgcccccctacAGAACTCACGGTAGCTCCTCCGACCCCCCCAGCCGGGgcaagcccccccctcccccctcccgcacCCCCGCcgggccccctccccctcccccgcccctccgcAATGGACACGCCTCCACCCCTCGTTCCTtcgtag ATGACTTTGAGTCCAAGTACTCGTTCCATCCCCTGGACGACTTCCCCCCTCCAGAGGAGTACAGGCACTTCAACAAGATCTACCCCAGCAAGGCCAACCGAG ggatgagaggagccccgcccctgccccctgTTCAAAGGTGA